From Paenibacillus graminis, a single genomic window includes:
- a CDS encoding ABC transporter substrate-binding protein, whose protein sequence is MRKAKHLALSLAAVLLVGSLAGCGGNNNAGKDNTTKENSGNKAASTNAPAAEKAADPAEKVELSFWTLGNVNYEELANQYTKEHPNVTVKIQNTGDQTAHHNNLTTALSAGSGAPDIFQLEIGFMERFLSAQDKFYNLNDYGAKDIQANYLDWKWKQASSVDGSFQLGLPTDIGPTVVYYRTDLAKEAGLPDDPDGFGAAIDTWDKFATVAKAYKDKIGKPFVDLTDLTYNALRDQSENEIYFSKADGKFIGDTNPQVKKAYDFTVKGIQEGWISNYMLWSPEWGQGMNDGSFAVIMGPAWMAGNIKSNAPDSSGKWKIAQLPEGAGNWGGSFITLPKEGKHPKEAYDFIQWLVNKDNQLESFKTKGLMPSIPALYEDPAFKDFKDDFFGGQQTAVEFGKSANRVKPVYYGPLHDQTDTFFKNALKNVLEKKADPAKEWDEAVKQAKTLAERG, encoded by the coding sequence ATGAGAAAAGCAAAGCACCTGGCATTGTCACTGGCTGCCGTTCTGCTTGTAGGTTCACTGGCAGGATGCGGAGGAAACAATAACGCCGGGAAGGACAACACTACCAAAGAAAATTCAGGTAACAAGGCAGCAAGCACAAATGCTCCGGCTGCAGAAAAGGCAGCAGATCCTGCTGAAAAGGTCGAGCTCTCTTTCTGGACGCTTGGCAATGTCAACTATGAAGAGCTGGCAAACCAATATACCAAAGAGCATCCGAACGTTACGGTTAAAATTCAGAACACCGGGGACCAGACCGCTCACCACAACAACCTGACGACAGCGTTGTCCGCAGGTTCGGGTGCACCTGATATTTTTCAGCTTGAAATCGGTTTCATGGAACGTTTTCTGAGTGCCCAGGATAAATTCTACAACCTGAATGATTATGGTGCGAAGGATATTCAAGCCAATTATCTGGATTGGAAGTGGAAACAAGCCTCGTCCGTGGACGGCAGCTTCCAGCTGGGACTCCCCACAGATATAGGTCCAACTGTTGTGTACTACCGTACAGATTTGGCTAAAGAGGCCGGACTGCCAGATGACCCTGACGGCTTCGGTGCCGCCATCGATACCTGGGACAAATTCGCCACAGTAGCCAAAGCGTATAAGGACAAAATCGGCAAGCCCTTTGTCGATCTGACCGATCTGACCTACAATGCGCTGCGCGATCAATCCGAAAATGAAATTTATTTCAGCAAAGCAGACGGCAAATTCATTGGCGACACCAATCCGCAGGTGAAGAAGGCTTATGATTTCACAGTCAAAGGCATTCAGGAAGGCTGGATCAGCAATTACATGCTGTGGTCCCCTGAGTGGGGCCAAGGCATGAACGACGGTTCTTTTGCCGTTATCATGGGACCTGCATGGATGGCGGGAAACATCAAGAGCAATGCTCCTGATTCTTCCGGCAAGTGGAAAATTGCCCAGCTTCCAGAAGGTGCAGGCAACTGGGGCGGCTCCTTCATCACCCTGCCGAAGGAAGGCAAACATCCTAAGGAAGCTTATGACTTCATCCAGTGGCTTGTGAACAAAGACAATCAGCTCGAATCGTTCAAAACCAAGGGTCTGATGCCTTCTATTCCAGCGCTGTATGAAGATCCTGCATTCAAGGACTTCAAGGATGATTTCTTCGGCGGTCAGCAGACTGCGGTTGAATTCGGTAAATCGGCAAACCGCGTAAAACCTGTATACTACGGTCCGCTGCATGACCAGACCGATACTTTCTTCAAAAATGCACTGAAAAACGTGCTGGAGAAGAAAGCCGATCCGGCCAAAGAGTGGGATGAAGCTGTGAAGCAGGCGAAAACTCTGGCAGAACGCGGCTAA
- the tnpA gene encoding IS200/IS605 family transposase: MANKSYSLAHTKWMCKYHIVFTPKYRRKEIYNQVRKDLIKIVKRLCKYKGVEIVEGHMMPDHVHMLVAIPQKISVSTFIGYLKGKSALMIFEKHALLKYKHGNRKFWAEGYYVSTVGLNEATVAKYIREQETHDQAIDKLSIKENKDPFSDKRSKKK, translated from the coding sequence ATGGCAAACAAGAGCTATAGTCTAGCTCACACAAAGTGGATGTGCAAATACCACATTGTATTCACCCCGAAGTATAGACGGAAAGAGATTTATAATCAAGTGAGAAAAGACTTGATCAAGATTGTGAAACGTTTATGTAAGTATAAGGGAGTTGAAATTGTAGAAGGTCACATGATGCCAGATCACGTACATATGCTGGTCGCCATCCCCCAAAAAATTTCAGTATCCACCTTTATAGGATATTTGAAGGGGAAAAGTGCGCTAATGATCTTTGAGAAACATGCGCTACTAAAGTATAAACATGGGAACCGAAAATTTTGGGCAGAAGGATATTATGTGAGCACGGTGGGCTTAAATGAAGCAACCGTAGCAAAATACATTCGTGAACAAGAAACACATGACCAAGCCATAGATAAACTGAGTATAAAAGAAAATAAAGATCCTTTCAGCGACAAAAGGAGCAAAAAGAAATAA
- a CDS encoding carbohydrate ABC transporter permease gives MAEPVLASPHAESKRPFLTEQRRSRITAYTFISPFFILFSIFGLYPIFFTIYLSFFKWDALGPMKFVGMKNYDLVTSDPTFWISFSNTLIMGLMGTVPQIILALLLAVLLHSGMTKFKKTFRILYFMPNITSIVAVTLVFSTLFGNNGMINWMLNGLGLDSMAFNSGWWGVKIAISTMVMWRWTGYNAIIFLSGLQSIPMDLYEAARIDGANRRQQLTFITLPLLRPFIVFVTLLSTIGALQLFTEPYVFLGQSGTGSTRQEGITMVTYLYSEAFRNGFFGTAAATAVLLFLVTIIFSLLNMLASSRMGGDTGGKKA, from the coding sequence ATGGCTGAGCCCGTACTCGCGAGTCCGCATGCCGAGAGCAAACGCCCTTTTTTGACTGAACAAAGACGGAGCCGCATTACTGCGTATACCTTTATTTCTCCTTTCTTTATTCTGTTCTCGATATTTGGACTGTACCCGATTTTTTTCACCATTTATTTGTCCTTTTTCAAATGGGATGCACTGGGTCCCATGAAGTTCGTCGGCATGAAAAACTATGACCTGGTGACGAGCGACCCCACCTTCTGGATCTCGTTCTCCAACACGCTCATTATGGGCCTTATGGGAACCGTGCCGCAGATTATTCTGGCGCTGCTGCTGGCAGTGCTGCTGCATTCCGGCATGACCAAATTCAAAAAAACATTCCGTATTCTCTATTTTATGCCGAACATCACTTCAATCGTTGCCGTTACGCTGGTATTCAGCACCCTGTTCGGCAATAACGGGATGATCAACTGGATGCTGAATGGCCTGGGCCTGGACAGCATGGCCTTCAACTCCGGCTGGTGGGGTGTCAAAATCGCCATTTCCACCATGGTGATGTGGCGCTGGACCGGATATAACGCGATTATATTCCTCTCCGGTCTCCAAAGTATTCCGATGGATCTGTATGAAGCCGCCCGCATCGACGGAGCGAACAGAAGACAGCAGCTTACGTTCATCACATTGCCGCTTCTCCGGCCATTTATTGTTTTTGTTACGTTGCTGTCAACGATTGGCGCCCTGCAGCTCTTCACCGAGCCTTATGTATTCCTGGGCCAATCCGGCACCGGCTCGACACGGCAGGAAGGGATTACGATGGTTACCTATCTGTACAGCGAAGCCTTCCGCAATGGTTTCTTTGGTACAGCGGCTGCTACGGCTGTTCTGCTGTTCCTCGTCACGATTATTTTCTCCTTGCTTAATATGCTGGCTTCAAGCCGCATGGGCGGAGATACAGGAGGGAAAAAAGCGTGA
- a CDS encoding cache domain-containing sensor histidine kinase: MKLRRKILFAIILLVFIPVIVMGSVTYINFSNAMEKKSSNFYWISLLETDRKLKFALSEISSITNSAITQPAIQQSLKQPDFVLTYDRKQEINNLLINHPMITSFSLYGKDRLLYQYNAPMSFADMRKQTWYGAMESAEGRPVWSGPGENGSESSGEPVLVQARTIKDYYSLEDIGYLVVYVKPDLLDQIFWEAATLKKGDILLVNKQGNIVFNKSGEHIGQRTDFPFLQENYTQEQDYYIDNYQGEKSLITFLPSHNADWYLAAITPMNLISSESVSIRNIALILGAVSLISAFLFDHYFIRRLVRSINSAVNGMKRVKQGIFTPINVPSRAEDESDSLIDGFNRMSSQISELIEQVQTEQGRKKEAEMQALMAQINPHFIYNSLESINSMAVLAGNRDISKMVISLGRLLRISISQNQELIPLQMEFEHVRHYLDIQKFRFEDKFSYALELPASLKHLMTQKLIVQPIVENALYHAIEQMEEHGVITISAEGTGKDLIIIVKDNGPGFELATLMSLWNKESTNPKKYSDSGVGLKNVHERLNIRFGNPYGIVVCSSPGFGSTICIRIPRILP; this comes from the coding sequence ATGAAGCTTCGCCGCAAAATATTGTTCGCTATTATTCTTCTCGTGTTCATCCCCGTCATTGTGATGGGCAGTGTTACTTATATTAATTTCTCCAACGCCATGGAGAAGAAATCCAGCAATTTCTACTGGATTTCGCTTCTGGAAACGGACCGTAAGCTGAAGTTCGCCCTCAGTGAAATTTCATCCATTACGAATTCGGCCATCACGCAGCCGGCGATTCAGCAGTCGCTGAAACAGCCGGATTTTGTGCTGACCTACGACCGCAAGCAGGAGATCAACAACCTGCTGATCAACCATCCGATGATCACCTCGTTCAGCCTATATGGCAAGGACCGTCTGCTGTACCAATACAATGCACCCATGTCTTTTGCGGATATGCGGAAGCAGACCTGGTATGGGGCGATGGAGAGCGCTGAAGGACGTCCTGTCTGGTCCGGTCCCGGAGAGAACGGCTCAGAATCCTCAGGCGAGCCGGTGCTGGTGCAGGCCAGAACCATTAAGGATTACTACTCGCTGGAAGATATCGGTTATCTGGTGGTGTATGTGAAGCCGGATTTGCTGGATCAGATTTTCTGGGAAGCCGCAACACTGAAAAAAGGGGATATTCTGCTGGTAAACAAGCAGGGGAATATCGTTTTTAACAAATCCGGTGAGCACATCGGACAGCGGACGGATTTTCCTTTTTTACAGGAGAACTATACCCAGGAACAGGACTATTACATTGACAATTATCAGGGAGAGAAATCACTGATTACTTTCCTGCCTTCACATAATGCAGACTGGTATTTGGCAGCGATTACACCGATGAATCTGATTTCTTCAGAGTCAGTGTCGATCCGCAATATTGCGCTAATACTGGGTGCGGTTTCGCTCATCTCCGCCTTTTTGTTCGACCATTATTTTATACGCAGGCTGGTGCGCAGCATCAATAGTGCGGTGAACGGAATGAAGCGGGTGAAACAGGGCATCTTCACACCCATTAACGTACCGTCCCGTGCCGAGGATGAAAGCGATTCGCTGATTGACGGCTTTAACCGGATGAGCTCCCAGATCAGCGAACTGATCGAACAGGTCCAGACCGAGCAGGGGCGTAAAAAGGAAGCGGAAATGCAGGCGCTGATGGCGCAGATCAACCCCCATTTTATCTATAATTCCCTGGAATCGATTAACTCCATGGCTGTGCTGGCAGGCAACCGCGATATCAGTAAAATGGTCATCTCGCTCGGCAGGCTGCTGCGGATCAGCATCAGCCAGAATCAGGAGCTGATTCCGCTGCAGATGGAATTTGAGCATGTGCGCCACTATCTGGATATACAGAAATTCCGTTTTGAAGACAAGTTCTCTTATGCATTGGAGCTTCCGGCTTCGCTGAAACATCTGATGACCCAAAAGCTTATTGTCCAGCCGATTGTTGAGAACGCTTTGTACCATGCCATTGAACAAATGGAGGAGCATGGGGTGATTACAATCTCTGCGGAGGGGACGGGGAAGGATCTGATCATCATCGTGAAGGATAACGGACCAGGCTTTGAGCTTGCCACCTTGATGAGCCTATGGAACAAAGAAAGCACCAATCCGAAAAAATACAGCGACAGCGGGGTTGGGCTCAAAAATGTGCATGAGCGTCTGAATATCCGGTTCGGCAATCCTTACGGGATTGTGGTCTGTTCCTCCCCCGGCTTCGGGTCAACGATTTGTATCCGTATTCCGAGAATTCTGCCATGA
- a CDS encoding carbohydrate ABC transporter permease, giving the protein MLKKNPDDLGLFGKFWYYVLLILGALVSIFPFYWMFVVGTNDKGAVFHVPPLLTIGDQFIDNFKRVLDKADFFQALGNSLFVSAMVTISVVFFCTLAGYAFAKYEFPFKNVLFYFVIATLFVPQQLGVLPTYVIMAKLHWIDSFKALIVPAMVNAFGIFWMRQYISTAVHTELIEAGRIDGGGHFRIFWNIAIPVITPAMATLGILNFMTVWNDFFWPLVVLKNKEHFTIQIALQQLFTTRDGLDYGMIMSATFTATLPLLVVFLLFSRWVIAGLTSGAVKS; this is encoded by the coding sequence ATGTTGAAAAAAAATCCGGACGATCTTGGCCTCTTCGGCAAGTTCTGGTACTATGTTCTGCTGATACTTGGCGCATTGGTGTCCATCTTCCCGTTTTACTGGATGTTTGTGGTGGGTACCAATGACAAAGGGGCTGTTTTTCATGTGCCGCCGCTGCTGACCATCGGGGACCAGTTCATCGACAACTTCAAGCGTGTGCTGGATAAAGCAGATTTCTTCCAGGCGCTGGGCAACTCCCTGTTTGTATCAGCTATGGTGACCATTTCGGTCGTGTTCTTCTGCACACTGGCCGGTTATGCGTTCGCCAAATACGAGTTTCCATTCAAAAACGTGCTGTTCTATTTCGTCATTGCCACATTGTTCGTGCCGCAGCAGCTAGGTGTGCTGCCAACGTATGTTATTATGGCGAAGCTGCACTGGATCGACAGCTTCAAGGCACTGATCGTGCCGGCGATGGTCAACGCGTTCGGGATCTTCTGGATGCGCCAGTATATTTCCACAGCCGTACATACGGAGCTGATTGAAGCGGGACGCATCGACGGCGGGGGGCACTTCCGCATCTTCTGGAACATTGCGATTCCGGTCATTACGCCTGCGATGGCTACGCTCGGTATTCTGAATTTTATGACGGTGTGGAATGATTTCTTCTGGCCGCTCGTCGTTCTGAAGAATAAAGAGCATTTCACCATTCAGATTGCCTTGCAGCAGCTGTTCACTACACGTGACGGTCTGGATTACGGAATGATCATGTCCGCAACCTTTACAGCAACCCTGCCGCTGCTGGTTGTATTCCTGCTGTTCAGCCGCTGGGTCATTGCCGGACTGACCTCGGGTGCAGTCAAGAGTTAA